A single window of Salvia splendens isolate huo1 chromosome 6, SspV2, whole genome shotgun sequence DNA harbors:
- the LOC121808851 gene encoding uncharacterized protein LOC121808851 produces MNAYAYGGATHHEGIQKLIHTLPPPWDEWTAQASRFFIWYSPPDYTARGDLVGLIEVLLPAMTAAFDGPPRAPPPHIYPPIQARMRRNRCDREPHVSRVPKRMRLGMRVSAPLRIDREVDGMPGIVPPPVGVEEESEEEDPDEDPEEEEDPNRESVGETGAKEDKDGKD; encoded by the coding sequence ATGAACGCCTATGCGTATGGGGGAGCCACCCATCACGAGGGGAtccaaaagctcatccacacttTACCACCGCCTTGGGACGAGTGGACCGCTCAGGCATCTCGGTTTTTCATATGGTATAGCCCGCCTGACTACACCGCGCGGGGTGATTTGGTTGGCCTTATAGAGGTGCTACTTCCGGCTATGACGGCTGCTTTTGACGGACCGCCACGTGCTccacctccacatatctatccgCCTATTCAAGCCCGCATGCGAAGGAATCGCTGCGACAGGGAGCCACATGTCTCCCGTGTTCctaagagaatgagactcgGGATGCGCGTTTCAGCCCCTCTAAGAATCGACAGAGAGGTCGATGGGATGCCGGGGATAGTACCTCCACCCGTAGGTGTCGAGgaagaaagtgaggaagaggaTCCAGAcgaggatcccgaggaggaggaggacccaAATAGAGAGAGCGTTGGAGAGACCGGGGCGAAGGAGGATAAGGATGGAAAAGATTAA